A region from the Myripristis murdjan chromosome 23, fMyrMur1.1, whole genome shotgun sequence genome encodes:
- the prl2 gene encoding prolactin 2, with amino-acid sequence MPENFRSVSAVWVGLVCLLFYSRLVRVGAAPICTNGQAGCHILSLADLFDRVIQHSARMHGISSDLHSEFEQYFFPSKNHIGRVNRICHTSTILTPNGKENAQRLAREELTEVILKLLVAWRDPLWHFQQSIAHHHDFNNFSSNKALEMSDMVHELRKGVEKVAEKMQMLGIISNSVNSLTSPEALIPSDRAEWRLMKDYVLLYCFRRDSNKVQNYLKILKCRIIPQHEC; translated from the exons ATGCCTGAGAACTTCAGATCAG TGTCTGCTGTGTGGGTGGGTCTGGTCTGTCTGTTGTTTTATAGCAGACTGGTCAGGGTTGGTGCAGCACCCATCTGTACCAATGGCCAGGCCGGCTGCCACATCCTCTCTCtagctgacttgtttgaccggGTCATCCAACATTCAGCAAGGATGCATGGCATCTCCAGTGACCTGCACTCAGAGTTT GAGCAGTATTTCTTTCCCAGTAAGAATCACATTGGTCGGGTCAACCGCATCTGTCACACCTCCACTATCCTTACCCCCAATGGCAAGGAGAATGCTCAGAGACTGGCA agagaggagctgacaGAAGTGATTCTAAAGCTCCTGGTGGCATGGAGGGATCCTCTCTGGCACTTCCAGCAGAGCATCGCTCACCACCATGACTTCAACAACTTCAGTTCCAACAAAGCTCTGGAGATGAGTGACATGGTGCATGAGTTACGTAAAGGTGTGGAGAAAGTCGCTGAGAAG ATGCAGATGCTGGGGATAATCAGTAACTCCGTCAACAGCCTGACTTCTCCTGAGGCTCTGAtaccatctgacagagctgaaTGGCGGCTGATGAAGGACTACGTCCTGCTCTACTGCTTCCGCCGAGACTCAAACAAGGTCCAGAACTACCTGAAGATCCTCAAATGTCGCATCATTCCCCAGCATGAATGCTGA